From a region of the Stenotrophomonas sp. BIO128-Bstrain genome:
- a CDS encoding TerC family protein: MQTIGNVWLWGGFGAVVIIALLVDLVLMRHGGPHKVTFKEALWWSIGWVVLALAFNGGLWYYLNETAGQVVANKVGLEFLTGYLVEKALAVDNIFVFLMIMGYFAVPEEQRQKVLIIGILGAIVLRTIMIFAGSVLLTKFHWLLYVFGAFLLFTGWKMWFSAGSEPDLETNPALRWMRKHLRLLPDYAGNAMSVMRDGKRWFTPLFVVLILIAVTDVIFAVDSIPAIFAITTDPFIVLTSNVFAVLGLRAMFFLLAGMADRFHLLPYGLALVLAFIGIKMMLIDIFKIPTPISLGVVAVIIAATVVLSLKNPPKEGGHA, from the coding sequence ATGCAGACGATCGGTAATGTGTGGTTGTGGGGCGGCTTCGGCGCGGTGGTGATCATCGCGCTGCTGGTCGACCTCGTATTGATGCGACATGGCGGACCGCACAAGGTCACCTTCAAGGAGGCCCTGTGGTGGTCGATCGGCTGGGTCGTGCTGGCCCTGGCCTTCAACGGTGGCCTCTGGTACTACCTCAATGAGACCGCCGGCCAGGTAGTGGCCAACAAGGTCGGCCTGGAGTTCCTGACCGGTTACCTGGTCGAGAAAGCCCTGGCCGTGGACAACATCTTCGTGTTCCTGATGATCATGGGCTACTTCGCGGTGCCCGAGGAACAGCGCCAGAAGGTGTTGATCATCGGCATCCTGGGCGCGATCGTGCTGCGTACGATCATGATCTTCGCCGGCAGCGTGCTGCTGACCAAGTTCCACTGGCTGCTCTATGTGTTCGGCGCGTTCCTGCTCTTCACCGGCTGGAAGATGTGGTTCTCAGCCGGCAGCGAGCCGGATCTGGAGACCAACCCCGCCCTGCGCTGGATGCGCAAGCACCTGCGCCTGCTGCCCGACTACGCCGGCAATGCCATGAGCGTCATGCGCGATGGCAAGCGCTGGTTCACCCCGCTGTTCGTGGTGCTGATCCTGATCGCGGTCACCGACGTGATCTTCGCGGTGGACTCCATCCCGGCGATCTTCGCCATCACCACCGACCCGTTCATCGTGCTGACCTCCAATGTCTTCGCGGTGCTGGGCCTGCGCGCGATGTTCTTCCTGCTGGCCGGCATGGCCGATCGCTTCCACCTGCTGCCTTACGGCCTGGCCCTGGTGCTGGCCTTCATCGGCATCAAGATGATGCTGATCGACATCTTCAAGATCCCCACCCCGATCTCGCTGGGTGTGGTGGCGGTGATCATCGCCGCGACCGTGGTGCTGAGCCTGAAGAATCCGCCGAAGGAAGGCGGCCACGCCTGA
- a CDS encoding LysR family transcriptional regulator, producing MSAQRPLPAVVAFARVAHHASFTRAADELGVSPSALSQTVRALEAHLGVRLLQRTTRRVGLTEQGARFLAQVREGLARIDAAFEDLDQQRDVPAGKLRINVPRIAAELLVLPHLPGFLARYPQIEVELFVETALTDLVAGGFDAGIRLGESLARGMIAVPIGPLERQVVVATPAYLATHGVPATPADLVAHECIVHRLSTGRRMAWEFTRDGRDFEVEVAGRLVFNDAGLIQAAVRKGVGLAQGFEALYAGDVAAGRLQCVLQDWQQPFAGFHLYYPAREQMAPKLRVFIDYLREAMRR from the coding sequence ATGAGTGCCCAGCGCCCCCTGCCCGCCGTCGTCGCCTTCGCCCGCGTCGCGCACCATGCCAGCTTCACCCGGGCCGCCGATGAGCTGGGGGTGTCGCCCTCGGCGCTCTCCCAGACGGTCCGCGCGCTGGAGGCGCACCTTGGCGTGCGGCTGCTGCAGCGGACCACGCGCCGGGTCGGCCTGACCGAGCAGGGCGCCCGTTTCCTGGCGCAGGTGCGCGAGGGCCTGGCCCGCATCGATGCGGCCTTCGAGGATCTGGACCAGCAGCGCGATGTGCCCGCCGGGAAGCTGCGCATCAACGTGCCGCGAATCGCCGCCGAACTGCTGGTGCTGCCCCACCTGCCCGGTTTCCTGGCGCGTTACCCGCAGATCGAGGTGGAGCTGTTCGTGGAAACCGCGCTGACCGATCTGGTCGCCGGCGGTTTCGACGCCGGCATCCGCTTGGGCGAAAGCCTGGCGCGCGGCATGATCGCGGTGCCGATCGGGCCACTGGAGCGTCAGGTGGTGGTGGCCACCCCGGCGTACCTGGCCACGCACGGCGTGCCCGCGACCCCGGCGGATCTGGTCGCCCATGAGTGCATCGTGCACCGGCTCAGCACGGGCCGGCGGATGGCATGGGAGTTCACCCGCGACGGTCGCGATTTCGAGGTCGAGGTCGCCGGGCGGCTGGTGTTCAACGATGCCGGCCTGATCCAGGCGGCGGTGCGCAAAGGGGTGGGGCTGGCGCAGGGGTTCGAGGCGCTGTACGCCGGCGACGTGGCGGCCGGCCGCCTGCAATGCGTTCTGCAGGACTGGCAGCAGCCGTTCGCCGGCTTCCATCTGTACTACCCGGCGCGCGAGCAGATGGCGCCCAAGCTGCGGGTGTTCATCGATTACCTGCGCGAGGCGATGCGGCGCTGA
- a CDS encoding amino acid permease, producing MSLLRRKSLDTVTVHEAGRQLIPTLSWPHLIALGIGAIVGTGIYTLIGVGANLAGPAVLISFAIAGAVCACAALSYAELATMMPAAGSAYTYSYTALGEMVAWVVGWSLILEYSLVVSTVAVGWSGYAVGFLHGWGIDLPLMLTAGPHVEGGFINLPAVLITFLVAGMLMAGTKESATLNAVLVVVKIIALTVFVAIALPHFDTGHMEPFMPFGFVKSLGADGVERGVMAAAAIIFFAFYGFDAISTAAEETKKPERDLAIGIIGSMVGCTIIYVLVALAAVGAMSYTIFGQSAEPLALILRELGSPGAAKWIGAAAVIALPTVLLAFLYGQSRIFFVMSRDGLLPRGLSKVSARTGTPIATTLFTAVLVAALAGVARLDEIAALANAGTLAAFTAVGLCLVVLRKREPNRVRKFRTPLAYVVGPLAVIGCVYLFFSLPSTTQLYFLAWNVVGLIAYFAYGRRNAVLGKG from the coding sequence ATGTCATTGCTCCGGCGCAAGTCCCTAGACACTGTCACCGTCCATGAAGCCGGCAGGCAACTGATCCCGACCCTGAGTTGGCCGCACCTGATCGCGCTGGGCATCGGCGCCATCGTCGGCACCGGCATCTACACCCTGATCGGTGTCGGCGCGAACCTGGCCGGGCCGGCGGTGTTGATCTCGTTTGCCATCGCCGGCGCGGTCTGCGCCTGCGCGGCGCTGTCCTATGCCGAACTGGCCACGATGATGCCGGCCGCCGGCAGCGCCTACACCTACAGCTATACCGCGCTCGGCGAGATGGTGGCCTGGGTGGTGGGCTGGAGCCTGATCCTGGAGTACTCGCTGGTGGTCAGCACGGTGGCGGTGGGATGGTCCGGCTACGCGGTCGGCTTCCTGCACGGCTGGGGCATCGACCTGCCCTTGATGCTCACCGCCGGCCCGCACGTGGAAGGCGGCTTCATCAACCTGCCGGCCGTGCTGATCACCTTCCTGGTGGCCGGCATGCTGATGGCCGGGACCAAGGAGAGTGCGACGCTCAACGCAGTCCTGGTGGTGGTCAAGATCATCGCGCTGACCGTGTTCGTGGCGATCGCCCTGCCGCACTTCGATACCGGCCACATGGAGCCGTTCATGCCGTTCGGCTTCGTCAAGTCGCTGGGCGCCGATGGCGTCGAGCGCGGGGTGATGGCGGCCGCGGCGATCATCTTCTTCGCGTTCTACGGCTTCGATGCGATCTCCACCGCGGCCGAGGAAACCAAGAAACCCGAGCGCGACCTGGCGATCGGCATCATCGGCTCGATGGTCGGCTGCACCATCATCTACGTGCTGGTGGCGCTGGCCGCCGTGGGTGCGATGAGCTACACGATCTTCGGCCAGAGCGCCGAGCCGCTGGCGCTGATCCTGCGCGAGCTGGGCAGCCCGGGCGCGGCCAAGTGGATCGGCGCGGCGGCGGTGATCGCCCTGCCGACCGTGCTGCTGGCCTTCCTGTATGGCCAGAGCCGCATCTTCTTCGTCATGTCGCGCGATGGCCTGCTGCCGCGTGGCCTGTCCAAGGTCAGCGCGCGCACCGGCACCCCGATCGCGACCACGCTGTTCACCGCAGTGCTGGTGGCCGCGCTGGCCGGCGTGGCACGCCTGGATGAAATCGCCGCACTGGCCAACGCCGGCACACTGGCCGCGTTCACCGCGGTGGGCCTGTGCCTGGTGGTGCTGCGCAAGCGCGAGCCCAACCGCGTGCGCAAGTTCCGCACGCCGCTGGCCTATGTGGTCGGCCCGCTGGCGGTGATCGGCTGCGTGTACCTGTTCTTCAGCCTGCCGAGCACCACGCAGTTGTACTTCCTGGCGTGGAACGTCGTGGGCCTGATCGCCTACTTCGCCTATGGCCGCCGCAATGCGGTGCTGGGCAAGGGCTGA
- a CDS encoding dipeptidase encodes MTLRSLSLLVSLALCTPLAAHAIEFTPQELARASTLQQRLLTLDSHLDTPANFHRDGFDITQRHDHNALSQVDYPRMVEGALDGGFWAIYTDQGDRSAQAHQHDRDAGLLRLTEIRELLAAHPDTFQLALTAADAARIKAAGKRVVYISMENASPLVDDPTLLSYYHLAGLRLLSTVHFANNEFGDSATDPKGAEWKGLSPAGKALVDEAVRLGIVIDQSHASDAVFDDLIERMPVPFVLSHSSAKAIYNHPRNLDDARLKRLAKAGGVIQVNAYGGYLIDIGKSDARKAAETALMTQLGTDYDGMSIQQGVALKKGLEEIDQRIPLRKATLDDFFAHFEHILKVVGPEHVGIGLDWDGGGGLADLPDVSQLPKITAWLLRKGYSEKQIAGIWGGNLLRVMQQAQDHASKVAAAAKP; translated from the coding sequence ATGACGTTGCGCAGTCTGTCTTTGCTGGTTTCGCTGGCGTTGTGCACGCCACTGGCCGCCCACGCGATCGAATTCACCCCGCAGGAACTGGCCAGGGCGTCCACGCTGCAGCAGCGGCTGCTGACCCTGGACAGCCACCTCGATACACCGGCCAACTTCCACCGTGACGGCTTCGACATCACCCAGCGGCACGACCACAACGCGCTGTCGCAGGTCGACTACCCGCGCATGGTGGAAGGCGCGCTCGATGGCGGCTTCTGGGCGATCTACACCGACCAGGGCGACCGCAGTGCGCAGGCGCACCAGCACGACCGCGATGCCGGCCTGCTGCGGCTGACGGAAATCCGCGAGCTGCTCGCCGCGCATCCGGATACCTTCCAGCTCGCGCTGACCGCCGCCGATGCCGCGCGCATCAAGGCCGCCGGCAAGCGCGTGGTCTACATCAGCATGGAGAACGCCAGCCCGCTGGTCGACGATCCCACGCTGCTCAGCTACTACCACCTGGCCGGCCTGCGCCTGCTCAGCACCGTGCACTTCGCCAACAACGAGTTCGGCGATTCGGCCACCGATCCCAAGGGCGCCGAATGGAAGGGCCTGAGCCCGGCCGGTAAGGCGCTGGTGGATGAAGCGGTGCGGCTGGGGATCGTGATCGATCAATCGCATGCCTCCGATGCGGTGTTCGATGATCTGATCGAGCGCATGCCGGTGCCGTTCGTGCTCTCGCACAGCTCGGCCAAGGCAATCTACAACCATCCGCGCAACCTCGACGATGCGCGCCTGAAGCGGCTGGCCAAGGCGGGCGGGGTCATCCAGGTCAACGCCTATGGTGGCTATCTCATCGACATCGGCAAGAGCGACGCGCGCAAGGCGGCCGAAACAGCGCTGATGACGCAGCTGGGCACCGACTACGACGGCATGAGCATCCAGCAGGGCGTTGCGCTGAAGAAGGGGCTGGAGGAGATCGACCAGCGCATCCCGCTGCGCAAGGCCACGCTGGACGATTTCTTCGCCCACTTCGAGCACATCCTCAAGGTGGTCGGCCCGGAACATGTGGGCATCGGGCTGGACTGGGATGGCGGCGGTGGCCTGGCCGATCTGCCCGACGTGAGCCAGTTGCCGAAGATCACCGCGTGGCTGCTGCGCAAGGGTTACAGCGAGAAGCAGATCGCCGGCATCTGGGGTGGCAACCTGCTGCGCGTCATGCAGCAGGCGCAGGATCACGCCAGCAAGGTCGCCGCCGCCGCGAAGCCCTGA
- a CDS encoding class I SAM-dependent rRNA methyltransferase, whose amino-acid sequence MNTPAPVVRLKNAWRSSHPWIFQKLVEKPAVRPKPGAIVDVVGVDGEWIGRGFYNGHSRIAVRILETDQAIPVDAGWFSRKIAQAVSLRREVLKLDQVSDAWRVVHSEGDGLSGLVVDRYGDLVVVEFFAAGMFRHREWVYEALREQFPGCRFHSFADEHVQKQESFDFHGNTTTEASVITEYGVKFRADPAGAHKTGFFADQRENRQWLSQQVEGKTVLDLCCNTGGFAVYAAARGAAEVVGIDIDEDVIAIAKGNAKLNNVRPKFIQSDIFPWLRDASNRGEQYDVVILDPAKMTRDRDQVITALKKYLDMNKLALGVVKPGGLLATFSCTGLVAEDQFLDMLRRAAFYAGRTIQILKVAGAGPDHPFMAHVQESRYLKAVFCRVVD is encoded by the coding sequence ATGAATACCCCAGCCCCCGTTGTCCGCCTCAAGAACGCCTGGCGCTCCAGCCACCCGTGGATCTTCCAGAAACTGGTCGAAAAGCCGGCCGTCCGTCCCAAACCCGGTGCCATCGTCGACGTCGTCGGCGTCGACGGGGAGTGGATCGGGCGTGGCTTCTACAACGGTCACTCGCGCATCGCCGTGCGCATCCTGGAGACCGATCAGGCCATCCCGGTCGACGCCGGCTGGTTCTCGCGCAAGATCGCCCAGGCGGTGTCGCTGCGTCGTGAGGTGCTCAAGCTGGACCAGGTCTCCGATGCCTGGCGCGTGGTCCACAGCGAGGGCGACGGTCTGTCCGGCCTGGTCGTGGACCGCTATGGCGACCTGGTGGTGGTCGAGTTCTTTGCCGCCGGCATGTTCCGCCACCGCGAATGGGTCTACGAGGCGCTGCGCGAACAGTTCCCGGGCTGCCGTTTCCACAGCTTTGCCGACGAGCACGTGCAGAAGCAGGAAAGCTTCGACTTCCACGGCAACACCACCACCGAAGCGTCGGTGATCACCGAGTACGGCGTGAAGTTCCGCGCCGACCCGGCCGGTGCGCACAAGACCGGCTTCTTCGCTGACCAGCGCGAGAACCGCCAGTGGCTGAGCCAGCAGGTGGAAGGCAAGACCGTGCTCGATCTGTGCTGCAACACCGGTGGCTTTGCGGTGTATGCCGCTGCGCGCGGTGCGGCCGAAGTGGTCGGCATCGATATCGATGAAGACGTGATCGCCATCGCCAAGGGCAACGCCAAGCTCAACAACGTGCGCCCGAAGTTCATCCAGTCCGACATCTTCCCGTGGCTGCGCGATGCCTCCAACCGCGGTGAGCAGTACGACGTGGTGATCCTCGACCCGGCCAAGATGACCCGCGACCGCGACCAGGTCATCACCGCGCTGAAGAAATACCTGGACATGAACAAGCTGGCGCTCGGCGTGGTCAAGCCCGGTGGCCTGCTCGCCACGTTCTCCTGCACCGGCCTGGTGGCCGAGGATCAGTTCCTGGACATGCTGCGCCGCGCCGCGTTCTACGCCGGCCGCACCATCCAGATCCTGAAAGTGGCTGGCGCCGGTCCGGATCATCCGTTCATGGCGCACGTGCAGGAATCGCGCTACCTCAAGGCCGTGTTCTGCCGCGTGGTGGATTGA
- a CDS encoding rhomboid family intramembrane serine protease, with the protein MNANLPQPTGAPPVPSRNDRGGVLRAFNLSLAFVLLLVAVYTAQGHFDWRPWAVAPLDKAGLLGILGAPLLHGSIQHLGANAAALLILGTLAGSVYPNATLRALPLLWLGSGLGAWLLGDLGSRHLGASGITHGLMFLVFVLGLLRRDRPAIAAGLIAFLFYGSMLLTILPHEPGVSWQSHMGGAFAGIISALLFRLSDPMAPRKRYSWEDEEEDDIEAARDADLEPPSPTRVPVLWQPREGRDFVVLPFRRRDGGSSLD; encoded by the coding sequence ATGAACGCCAACCTGCCCCAGCCCACCGGCGCGCCGCCGGTCCCCTCCCGCAACGACCGTGGTGGTGTACTGCGGGCGTTCAACCTGAGCCTGGCCTTCGTGCTGCTGCTGGTGGCGGTGTATACCGCCCAAGGCCACTTCGACTGGCGTCCGTGGGCGGTTGCCCCGCTGGACAAGGCCGGCCTGCTCGGCATTCTCGGTGCACCGCTGCTGCACGGTTCGATCCAGCACCTGGGTGCCAATGCGGCGGCCCTGCTGATCCTCGGCACCCTGGCCGGCAGCGTCTATCCCAACGCAACGCTGCGGGCGCTGCCCCTGCTGTGGCTCGGTTCGGGACTCGGTGCCTGGCTGCTCGGCGATCTGGGCAGCCGCCATCTCGGTGCCAGTGGCATCACCCACGGCCTGATGTTCCTGGTGTTCGTGCTCGGCCTGCTGCGCCGCGACCGGCCGGCCATCGCCGCCGGGCTGATCGCGTTCCTGTTCTACGGCAGCATGCTGCTCACCATCCTGCCGCACGAGCCGGGCGTGTCCTGGCAATCGCACATGGGCGGTGCCTTTGCCGGCATCATCAGCGCGCTGCTGTTCCGCCTCTCCGACCCGATGGCGCCGCGCAAGCGCTACAGCTGGGAAGATGAGGAAGAGGACGACATCGAGGCGGCGCGCGACGCCGATCTGGAGCCGCCCTCCCCGACCCGCGTGCCGGTGCTGTGGCAACCACGCGAGGGCCGCGACTTCGTGGTGCTGCCGTTCCGGCGGCGCGATGGAGGGTCATCGCTGGATTGA
- a CDS encoding aldo/keto reductase, with translation MQTRTLGHDGPTVSALGLGCMGMSAFYGGRGSDADATAVIHRALERGVTLLDTADMYGPHTNEVLVGKAIADRRDQVFLATKFGIKLEPSDTAARSVDGRPEYVIAACEASLQRLGVDHIDLYYQHRVDGEVPIEDTVGAMARLVEQGKVRFLGLSEASAGTIRRAHAVHPITAVQTEYSLWSRDPEDNGVLATVRELGIGFVPYSPLGRGFLTGAIRSPADFDADDYRRQSPRFQGENFDRNLALVDAVTAMANAKGVSPGQLALAWVLAQGEDLVPIPGTKRLAYLDENLGALQVQLSADELARIDALFPANAAAGPRYAPAAMATLNR, from the coding sequence ATGCAGACCCGCACCCTTGGCCATGATGGCCCCACCGTTTCCGCGCTCGGCCTGGGCTGCATGGGCATGAGCGCCTTCTATGGCGGCCGCGGCAGCGATGCCGACGCCACCGCGGTCATCCACCGCGCGCTGGAGCGCGGCGTCACCCTGCTCGACACCGCCGACATGTACGGCCCACACACCAACGAGGTGCTGGTGGGCAAGGCGATCGCAGACCGCCGCGACCAAGTGTTCCTGGCGACCAAGTTCGGCATCAAGCTGGAGCCGAGCGACACCGCCGCACGCAGCGTCGATGGACGCCCCGAGTACGTGATCGCCGCCTGCGAGGCCAGCCTGCAGCGGCTGGGCGTGGACCACATCGACCTGTACTACCAGCACCGCGTGGACGGCGAGGTACCGATCGAAGACACCGTGGGCGCAATGGCGCGCCTGGTCGAGCAGGGCAAGGTGCGCTTCCTCGGCCTGTCCGAAGCCTCGGCCGGCACGATCCGCCGCGCCCATGCGGTGCATCCGATCACCGCGGTCCAGACCGAGTACTCGCTGTGGTCGCGCGATCCGGAAGACAACGGCGTGCTGGCGACGGTGCGCGAGCTCGGCATCGGCTTCGTGCCGTACTCGCCGCTGGGCCGTGGCTTCCTGACCGGCGCGATCCGCAGCCCGGCCGATTTCGACGCCGATGACTACCGCCGCCAATCGCCGCGCTTCCAGGGCGAGAACTTCGACCGCAACCTGGCGCTGGTCGATGCGGTTACGGCGATGGCCAACGCCAAGGGCGTGAGCCCCGGGCAGCTGGCCCTGGCCTGGGTACTGGCGCAGGGCGAGGACCTGGTGCCGATCCCGGGTACCAAGCGCCTGGCGTATCTGGACGAGAACCTGGGCGCGCTGCAGGTGCAGCTCAGCGCCGACGAGCTGGCCCGCATCGACGCCCTCTTCCCGGCCAATGCCGCCGCCGGCCCGCGCTATGCCCCCGCGGCGATGGCGACATTGAACCGCTGA